The genomic region TACCGCGGCCAGCCCGACCCCAGCCAGGATATCCTGCAGCGCTTCAACGACCCAGAAATCAGCGTGGCCAACGCCGAGCAGCAGTTCAGCAGCGGGTATAGAAACCTGGATGGTCTGGCTTATGGTGCACTCCTGACCGACTACTTCTACACTAATGCCCAACGGCAGGACAGTGTACTGGGCTTGTCGACGCCGTTTGGAGACACCGGCCAACTCACGCAGGATGAAACCGTGCTGACCACCGGCTCCCAGACCCAGTTCGACTTCGGCTATGGTGCCAGCTACCGCGACCGGCTGTACGTGGGCGGCGCTATCGGCATCGTGAGCACCCGCTACAACTCCACCAGCACGCTCACGGCTTCGGAGGCCACGCCCGACGGTAACACGGCCTTCAACAGCCTCACGTACCGCGAGATTCTGGAGACGCGGGGCAACGGCATCAACGCCCGCATCGGGGCCATCTACCGCTTCAACGACGCTGTACGCTTCGGGGCATCCATCCAGACGCCTACCCTGACGACGCTGTCGGAAACCTATAGCTCGGCATTGAGTGCCAATTTCGACCGGCCGGTGCGGGTAGGTAACCAGAGCTACACCAGCCGCGAGGTCAGCACCGGCGCCACGCCGTTTGAGTACTTGCTTACGTCGCCGTTCCGGGCGTCGGGCGGCGTGACGGCCGTGATTGGCAAGTATGGTTTTTTAACCGGCGATGTGGAATACGTCAACTACAGCCAGGCCCGCCTCAACACGTCCGAAAACCAAGTCGACAACGACTTCGGCCCCGACAACACGGCAATTAAGAGCCTGTACCAGTCGGCCGTGAACGTGCGGGTGGGCGGCGAGCTGCGCCTCGACGTGTTCCGGCTGCGTGCCGGCTACGCCCGCTACGGCGACGCCTACCGGCAGAGCGACTTCGACCGCACCCAGAACTACTACACGGGCGGCGCGGGCATCCGCCAGAACAACTTCTTCCTAGACGTAGCCGGCGTGTACGGTACCAGCAAGCGGTTCTATAGCCCCTATACCCTGAGCACCAACAATACGCCGGTCGTCAGCGTCGACGCCACCCGCTTCACCACGACTGTTACGGCCGGCTTCCTGTTTTAGAGAGCTGGTGGTTAAACACAACAAAGCCCTCGCACTACCTGGTGCGGGGGCTTTGTTGCGTTTGGCTCCGAGCTACTTGGTGATGCGTACCCGCAGCTGCACGGCCGCCCGGGGAGCCGTCGGAAACGCATCGACGTAGATCAGGCCGGTCTTATTGCTGGCGGTGCGGAAGGCAATGGTGCGACCGATGACCAGCGCGCCGGTGTTGGTGCTCGGGGTGAGGGGCGCGCCGGCTGCGAAGGCGGCCAGCAGCTCCGGCGGGCTGTCGGCGGCCGTGAAGGCGGCCTCATCGAGGGTGGTGGTCCGGAACTCGGTGCGGCGGCGGGTGGTCCAGTTGCTAAGCGTCAGGGCTGGGTCGGCGGGGGCGGCCAGGGCCCGGGCGCCGGCCGCCAGCGGCAGATACACTACGTCGATGGAGTCGCGGTTCTGGGCGGTGCGCGGGCCCAGCGCAAACGCGGGCAGCGCCAGCCCCGCCGATAACGCCAGGTAGCTGCGCGACTGGCGCGTGAGCGGCGCCTGCAGCCGCAGCGTGTAGCGGTGATAAGTCAGCAGCGAGTCGACGTTGCGGAGCGTGAGCAGGTAGCTGCGCTGGTTGGAAGCGCCTTCGGTGTCTTCCACCTGAAAAGTCCAGGTTTCCTTGCCCGAGGTGCTGCGCGTGCCGCCCGTGTACTGAAACACCGTCGCCCGCTTGCCCGCTGGCAGCAGCGAATCAAGGTACACGAGTGGCTCCTTTTCGGTGGGTACCCGGTCGGGGTCAAAGGGATTGGGGTAGATGTAGGGGTTGCGGTTGCGGAAGTAGTCGACGGTGATGCGCAGGCGGGTGAGGGCCGGGCCATTCACGGTGTCGCGCGATTCGGCAAACACGCGGGTTGTGAACGTGTCGGCAGGTACGGTGCTGCTGCGGCTGGCGCTCAGCAGCGGCGGCGTGGTGCTGCCCACCAGGTCGATGCGCGGGCCGGGGTTGGGCTCGGGGTTGCAGCCGGCCAGCAGCAGGGGAGAGGCGAGAAGCGGAAGCAGACGATGACGCATAGGTTCGGTAAAGGTCGGAGTTTCGGGCGGATGTGCCACGCCGCCGGGTTTTGCCGGGTGGCCCGTGCAACCAAGCCCGCGCCATTGGCTACCTTAACGTCCCGATTCCCCTGACATTTTCCTTCTGCATGAAATTCCGCTCTTTCACGCTGGCCCTGTGGCTGGCCACCGCCGGCCCCGCGCTGGTTCCCGCCCTGCTGACCACCGCCTCGGCCCAGCAAAAACAAAATATCACCCTCGAAGACATCTGGCAGAAAGGCACGTTTGCCGCCAAATCGGTGCCCGGCTTCAACTGGATGAACGACGGCCGCTTCTACTCCTCGCTTGATGAGGGCAGCCTCGTGCAGCACGACGTGACCACCGGCCAGCCCGTGCAAACCCTGGTGGCCGCCACCGCCCTGCAGCTGCCCGGCCAGCCCCAGCCGCTGCCCGTGGATGGCTACAGCTTCAATGCCGACGAGCAGCAGGTGCTGTTCAGCACCGCCACCGAGCCGATTTACCGCCGCTCCAGCAAGTCCACGTTCTACATCTACAACCGCCAGAGCAAGCAGCTCACGCCCCTGAGCCAGGCGCCCGGCAAGCAGCTCTACGCCACGTTCTCGCCCGATGGCAAGCGCGTGGCCTTCGTGCGCGACAACAACCTGTTCGTGACCGACCTCGCCACCATGCGCGAAACCGCCGTCACGACCGATGGCGCGCTCAACAGGATCATCAACGGCGGCACCGACTGGGTGTACGAGGAAGAGTTCGAGTTTGCGCAGGGCTTCCAATGGTCGCCGGATTCGCGCTACGTGGCCTTCTACACCTTCGATGAAAGCCAGGTGCCCGAGTACAACATGCAGGAGTGGGGCGCGCTCTACCCCAAAGACTACCGCTACAAATACCCCAAAGCCGGCGAGAAAAACTCCGTCGTGAGCGTTTCGGCCTACGATGTGGCCGCCGCCAAAACCACCAAGCTGGACGTGGGCCCCGAGCAGGACCAGTACATCCCGCGCATCCTCTGGACCCAGACGCCCGACCTGCTCAGCATCCGGCGCATGAATCGCCTGCAGAACAAGCTCGAAATCCTGCACGCCAACGCCAAAACCGGCCAGAGCCAGGTGGTCCTCACCGACACCGACAAAGCCTACGTGGAAGTCAACGACGACCTGCGCTACCTGCAGGGCGGCAAGGAATTCCTGTTCAGCAGCGAAAAAGACGGCTACCGCCACCTCTACCTCTACACCATGGGCGGCAAGCTGGTGCGTCAACTCACCAAAGGCCCCTGGGAAATCACCAGCATCGACGGCTTCGATGAGAAAAAGGGCCTCGTGTACTACACCAGCACCGAAGCTTCGCCGCTGCAGCGCCACCTCTACCGCGTGGATCTGAAAGGCAAGGGCAAAACCCGCCTCAGCGAAGCCGGCCCCGGCACCAACGTAGTAAACATGAGCGCCGACACCCGCTACTACCTCAACTACCGCTCCGACGCCGGCCAGCCCCAGGTAGTTAGCCTGCGCAACGGCCAGGACGGCAAGCTGGTGAAAACGCTGGAAGACAACGCCAAGCTGCGCCAGAAACTCACCGAATACAACCTCGGTAAGCTGGAGTTCATCAACTTCAAAACGGCCGAAGGCGTGGAGCTGAACGCCTCCGTGCTCAAGCCAGCCAACTTCGACGCCAGCAAGAAGTACCCCGTGCTGATGTACGTGTACGGCGGTCCAGGCTCCCAGACCGTGAAGGACGACGCCGGCGGCGGCATTGCCTTCACCAACTACCTCTGGCACCAGCTGCTGGCCGAGCAGGGCTACATCATCGTGAGCGTGGACAACCGCGGCACCGGCGCCCGCGGCGCGCAGTTCAAGAAAAGCACCTACGCCAACCTCGGCAAGCTCGAAACCGACGACCAGGCCGCCAGCGCCCGCTACCTGGCCACGCTGCCCTACGTCGATAAGGCCCGCATCGGCATCTGGGGCTGGAGCTTCGGCGGCTACATGACCGCCCTGGCCCTCACCAAAAACGCCGACGTCTTCAAGATGGGCATCTCCGTGGCCCCCGTCACCAACTGGCGCTACTACGACACCGTTTACACCGAGCGGTTCCTGAAAACACCTCAGGAAAACCCCGCCGGCTACGACGACAACTCCCCCGTACAGCACGCCGACAAGCTCAAAGGCAAGCTCCTGCTCGTCCACGGTACCGGCGACGACAACGTGCACTTCCAGAACTCGGTGGCCTTCACCGACGCCATGATCAAGGCCAACAAAGACTACCAGACCCTCTACTACCCCAACCGCAACCACGGCATCTACGGCGGCACCACCCGCCTGCACCTCTACCGCCAGATGACCGATTTCGTGCTGAAGAATTTGTAGGCAAGCCTGTCATTGCGAGCGAAGCGAAGCACCCGAAGGACAGCGTAGCTAATCCTTCCTCTCAATGCTGAAAACGACCCTAAGCAAGCAGCCCTCCGGCAGTAGGCCAAAAACCTACCACTGGAGGGCTTCTCTTTGCTGAATTTGCTGGCATTGGAATCACCTGTTCAACGATGAGACGCAAAGGATTGCGTCTCTACACCGTTTAGCACCAGCTCAAACCGCCTCTTAAACCATATAAAACTCCCAGGCGATACGGTCAGGGTCTTTGAACGCCACGTACTTCATTGGCCCCACCGTATCCTGCTTGACGCCAGTGTTTTCCACGCCGGCCGCTTGCAGGGCGTCCGCTACACGGTGCAGCTCGGCTTCGTCTTCGCAGGCAATGGCAATATGGTCGAGGCCCACATTGAAAGGCGTGAAGGTGTTACCGCCGGGATGGGTGGGCTCGGCCTTTTTGAAGCCGATGAACATGGTGCCTACCAGAAAGCCCAGGATTTCGGGGGTTTCAAGCGCGATGGGGAAGCCCAGTAGGCCATGGTAAAACGCCTTGGCGCGGGCGAAGTCGGTGGTACGCAGGGCGACGTGCGCCAAACCCTTGGTTTTTGGTTGGATAGCCATGAAGAAGGAAAAAGAAAGTGTTGGTTGTCTTG from Hymenobacter canadensis harbors:
- a CDS encoding OmpP1/FadL family transporter, producing the protein MKNLKYWLAVAFAGQASYGFAQQVAQGYQVDALRFSQTQPSGTARTLGIGGANVAVGADLSSLVTNPAGLGLYQRSEFSFTPGLGLGNTDASGFGTTTTDSRNSLHIASLGAAFVRRRPDTDNNAWRGGTFAIGFNRTNDYNQRFRYRGQPDPSQDILQRFNDPEISVANAEQQFSSGYRNLDGLAYGALLTDYFYTNAQRQDSVLGLSTPFGDTGQLTQDETVLTTGSQTQFDFGYGASYRDRLYVGGAIGIVSTRYNSTSTLTASEATPDGNTAFNSLTYREILETRGNGINARIGAIYRFNDAVRFGASIQTPTLTTLSETYSSALSANFDRPVRVGNQSYTSREVSTGATPFEYLLTSPFRASGGVTAVIGKYGFLTGDVEYVNYSQARLNTSENQVDNDFGPDNTAIKSLYQSAVNVRVGGELRLDVFRLRAGYARYGDAYRQSDFDRTQNYYTGGAGIRQNNFFLDVAGVYGTSKRFYSPYTLSTNNTPVVSVDATRFTTTVTAGFLF
- a CDS encoding S9 family peptidase, translating into MKFRSFTLALWLATAGPALVPALLTTASAQQKQNITLEDIWQKGTFAAKSVPGFNWMNDGRFYSSLDEGSLVQHDVTTGQPVQTLVAATALQLPGQPQPLPVDGYSFNADEQQVLFSTATEPIYRRSSKSTFYIYNRQSKQLTPLSQAPGKQLYATFSPDGKRVAFVRDNNLFVTDLATMRETAVTTDGALNRIINGGTDWVYEEEFEFAQGFQWSPDSRYVAFYTFDESQVPEYNMQEWGALYPKDYRYKYPKAGEKNSVVSVSAYDVAAAKTTKLDVGPEQDQYIPRILWTQTPDLLSIRRMNRLQNKLEILHANAKTGQSQVVLTDTDKAYVEVNDDLRYLQGGKEFLFSSEKDGYRHLYLYTMGGKLVRQLTKGPWEITSIDGFDEKKGLVYYTSTEASPLQRHLYRVDLKGKGKTRLSEAGPGTNVVNMSADTRYYLNYRSDAGQPQVVSLRNGQDGKLVKTLEDNAKLRQKLTEYNLGKLEFINFKTAEGVELNASVLKPANFDASKKYPVLMYVYGGPGSQTVKDDAGGGIAFTNYLWHQLLAEQGYIIVSVDNRGTGARGAQFKKSTYANLGKLETDDQAASARYLATLPYVDKARIGIWGWSFGGYMTALALTKNADVFKMGISVAPVTNWRYYDTVYTERFLKTPQENPAGYDDNSPVQHADKLKGKLLLVHGTGDDNVHFQNSVAFTDAMIKANKDYQTLYYPNRNHGIYGGTTRLHLYRQMTDFVLKNL
- a CDS encoding VOC family protein, which gives rise to MAIQPKTKGLAHVALRTTDFARAKAFYHGLLGFPIALETPEILGFLVGTMFIGFKKAEPTHPGGNTFTPFNVGLDHIAIACEDEAELHRVADALQAAGVENTGVKQDTVGPMKYVAFKDPDRIAWEFYMV